A segment of the Arachis hypogaea cultivar Tifrunner chromosome 5, arahy.Tifrunner.gnm2.J5K5, whole genome shotgun sequence genome:
CTGTTGCATCAGGTTCTTGAGATTCACCTGCAACTTCAGGACCCATAGTCTTAAAAATGGATTCGTCATGAACTTCTACACCCCCTCCGGAGTACTTTTCAGAAGAAATAACAGCTGCATTCTCATTTTCAACCAACACATCAACACCGTCCTTCTCAATCACATCATTCTGGGCAAAAGACTCTGTAGGTCCCACTGAAGCTGACTGATGAAGTTCATTAATGGTATCTGGCTTTAAAGATGAGTTAGCTGTTTCTACCTGAGTTGACATAGAAGATGTTTGTTCATTTCTGTCCTTGCCAGCAGCAGAGAAACCATCAGATATGGAAGGTTCTAGCTCATGGAAGTTGCTGTTTACAGCACCAGTGCTCTTTTCTAACTTATCTCCGCAATCCACAACTATATTCTCATCCATACTGACAGAAATTGGTTCTTCATTTATATGACCTACAACAGGATCGCTTGTTGAAACTTTAGAATCAGCCTCAGACAGCTTCAAAGCTCTTAACAATTCTGCCTCTTCTTCAATGTCGCCTTTTCTTGGTAACTGATCAGAAACAGAATTGGGAGGATCATCAAAAGATCTGGTTTTTGATAAACTGGGAGAAGGAACTCCAAGAGCAGCAGTTGTTGCAGCAACAAAATCGACACCATCTTCTTCTGGATTAGTTTTATGTTGAACTTCCATGTTTAATGTTTCAAGAGAAACAAGTTCTCCCATAAGAGCATTATAGGATTTCAATCCTATTGCATTTGCAGTATCAGAATCCTGGTCAACAAGCACATCAAGATTtacaagggaaaaagaaaggTCGTAATAGTAAGAACTAAACCTTGCATGCTTAATGAGATGCAAAAAGGCAACATTTTGATAAGTATTAAGATGCAAATTCAAGAAAGAACATCCACATTTTAAAATTTACGATAAACAACTCTTGATCATGGTCGAATACCCCAAAGCCATATAAATCCCCTACTAGAATCCCATACTTCAGATATGGAACTCATGTCTCATACTTTCCTAACAACTAGCTAATAAAATGCTAGAGCCAACAATGATGAGGGCCAGATCAATTTAAGATATGGCACAAAAATGCCACACCATAGTAGTTTCAACTTTTAGGGAACTATGTCATTTTGCAATCTGATATATAAACCCTACTTCAAAATGCTTACCAATGTAAATATTCACTTCCATGTCACTAATTGATGGTGTTAATAAAAAGATTTCATAGATGCATTTAAACCAAAAAGCACAACAATATCATCATGGTAGAATGAGTATGAAGGTTTGAAGGTGAACAAAATACCTGAGGATCAACTATCCAGCCATGATACAGAGGGATGTCCAGCAGATCAAATATGGCACACTCTGGGGTGAACTCAAAATCATCTATTCTGCAATTAATATGCAATCTTTTGTTAgaactattaatttattatgaatgcAACACAATTGCCAATGAGAAAACCATAGCCAACCTCCTAAATTTTATATTCACATCAATGCCCGTAGCAAGCCTAGGGAGCAAATCAATTGCATCAGCGATGTTTTGTTGTTGGTTTTCGACATACCCTGCGTCTTTGTTCTATAAGATAACAATTTAAAAAGTTGTCAACTCAGGTTACAAAAAATAgagccaaaaataaaaaaaaaaacattgtcaACTCAAGTTACAAAGAACATAGCCAATTCCACCAAAAATAAACGAAAGAAGATCTTACATTCACATTACTATTGGAATCAATTAATCGCTCTGCAACCAATGACAACAATTTCTCCTGTGAGACTTCAGAAATATCTGGACTCAAATTTATGTTGTTTCTTAGCAGAAGAACATTACCTgcagtaataaaatataaaacaataagCAATAAATATGATATCTTCAAACAAGAAATGTAAGGTAAATATAGCAAgtagccccccccccccccccccaaaaaaaaactgcaaagcaTTGTGCATGGTGTTTGCAATAACATCTAAAAGGGATTCAGATTATTGCAAATCTTAGTGTCTCAAGGAAGCACCGTAGTACAAACAAAAGGATAAATATATAAGGCAAAGGGTAACATGAAGAGAATAGACTTCAACTTTTGTACAATGACGTGACAACTACAAGGCTACACATAAAGGGGCCAGAGAACATATCTTACATTAGGGATAAGCTTTTaatcatttataattattttattttcttcaattTCACTTGTGGTAATTATAAGTCTCTGTAACCTGAAAGAGAAGAATTTCGAGGGAAGATTTCTTAAGATAATAAGGAAATTGGTCAAATGGAAAGTTCAAATGAAGATGGCAATTCTGTTAAGATACATGGGCAGAGCAAGCAGTTAAGTCATAGTGCATCAAAGATTCGAGAATAGTTTCGAAGACAGTATTTCTTGCTAAACTAACATAGTATTtctctaataataaaaatatggaaaagGAGATTAGCTCAAATAATATATTTCGTTTCTAGACCATGGTCTTTGCTGTACTCTCAATCTAATATATATGGAACAGAACATGTACATTAATGCAGCAAGAACAAAGATAAAACGTGAAAGGCTAAAGACCTAAGGGGGACATATTATGAACCGACTCTCCTAATGTTGCTTGCCCAGCTAGGCAGCACATACTTATATCTCTAGCCAGTTATATAAACACAAAGGGCATCGAGACGGTAAATCCCAAATGGCTGGAGTTATTTCCTAATTTGCCATAACATAATTGATATTATGGTAAAGAACCATCAATGTTAATAACAGAATCCAAAATTACGAAGTTGATGCATGAAGCAACGAAATATGATACTGGTTCTTGAATGATAATGTCAATGATTATGGAATAAGATAACGACAATAAAGAAACAACATAATTGAGCTGATCCCTGTGCCGATTAAAATAAGAGGAATTaaatttcttaagaaataagGAAGTGGAAACCCTAAGAGAGAGGGGAGGGGGGGACTGACAGATAGCGAGGAGAGGGCAGGGGCCATTGTCATTTTGGAGGATGATTGGCGTTGTGCGTCCAAGAAACTGGATCGTCTTTGTTCTGTGTGTGCACTCTTTCACTTGCTCCTGCTGCGGCTGAGGGTGCGGCGGAGGCGGCGGCGGCTGTTGTTGGTCCTGCTGATCGGTGTGTTGGTCGGTAGGGACAGAAggggaagaaggggaagaaggCGATGACGATGCCATTGATTTGATACGATACGATGCGATGCGAAGGGAAGAGAACAAGTGAAAGTCTGCGAATACGAATAAGAACGAGGATGGATGGCCTTTTTGctattatgttatgttattatgtttCCACAAAGAAACAAAACCAGAAAGAGGAAGTAAGTAAACGGAAAATTACGCCAATTGCGCATTTGTGATGACAAAATATATATCCACATAATATAAAGCTTCTCTCTCCGTGCTCGACGTGATTCTCAATGTTTTCCCCGTTTATTTTTTTGCTAAGCCTTGTTTTCCCGTTTCTTTCCTCTAATTCTCTTCATTTTAtccatttataatttatttacagGAGACCAATTTAGTctcttaaattaaaattagtatgagtaaatatttaatcaaaataTCGTATGTTTTACAAATTAATTCGaaacatatttttttactaattataaCTTGTAGAAGTAGAACACATATTGCgagataaaatagaaaaataaagattgcggaaaaaaaattggtatacaaaaaaatatatattttgtaaatgagattttttttttttttagtcctTTTGTAAATGAGATTTTGTGTCTTAtgcttaactctttttttttttggacaaaagcTTAACTCTTAAGTACCGTGTGTAGCACGGGTTGCTACAAgtcatttttgtttttttggggggggggtcATGGGTTGCTACAACTTTCATTCTCATTACAAGTTATTGGGCCTAATGGGCTTATTATTTACTATAACTATTGGGCTGTATGTCGTAACCAAAGAAAATATATGGAATTGAATTGGGCTTGAATGGTGATGAGGCCTGCCCAAGTTAGAAGTAAGGATGTATATCGGGGGAAGAGAGGGAAGAAGAACACGTGTGTTGTGTTGGCAAAGAAACGTGTTTAGTTGATGCGGAGACAGCACTACCACCGAATCAATCCAAAACCATATTTCCGATGCGTATCACTATCAGTAGCCTACCACGAGTTGAAGCAACAGTTAGCATTGCCCCTAAAGTCTCACAAATTAAACCACACTACACGCATCTACATACACTTTACGTTTCCAAGAGCAATGGGAATAGGAAAAGCATaagctaaaaagaaaaagagaagagaagagaagagaaaagaaaaaagtaaatcGCAGTCGCAGCCATAGACAAAGCCCTACCTACCTACCTCTACCTACTTCTAGTGACTCGTTGGTCCAAGAGCAAGAGTGTATACTAAAGTAGTAGTAGTGTATCGTTTCTCATTTGCGTATTTTTTGGAGTCCAAGAAGATTGGTGCCAGTTAGGTAGGGGGAACATGGGTACCCTAACTGCCACAGTTCCTGTGCTTCCTTCCAAGCTTTCCCCTTCTATTTCACCCCATCGGATCTCCATTTTTCCTCACAGGAGGAGATTCAGCAAGAACAACCAAGCTCTTGTGCCAGTATGtctcttccttccttccttccttctttttatcttttgttgtgaATTGTGATGGATGGAATGATGATTGATTATCAGGTTGCAAGGTTGTTCGGGCCAGCGATCTTCGAGGCTTCGAAGCtcaaggtattgttcttgggagTGGAGGAAGATAAACACCCGGGGAACCTTCCACGGACATATACCCTAACCCACAGCGATGTCACTGCCAAACTCACTCTCGCTATCTCTCAGACCATCAATAATTCCCAGGTACTTCTCCTTCCATCGTAAATTTATCCACGAATCCATTCATTAT
Coding sequences within it:
- the LOC112800844 gene encoding uncharacterized protein encodes the protein MASSSPSSPSSPSVPTDQHTDQQDQQQPPPPPPHPQPQQEQVKECTHRTKTIQFLGRTTPIILQNDNGPCPLLAICNVLLLRNNINLSPDISEVSQEKLLSLVAERLIDSNSNVNNKDAGYVENQQQNIADAIDLLPRLATGIDVNIKFRRIDDFEFTPECAIFDLLDIPLYHGWIVDPQDSDTANAIGLKSYNALMGELVSLETLNMEVQHKTNPEEDGVDFVAATTAALGVPSPSLSKTRSFDDPPNSVSDQLPRKGDIEEEAELLRALKLSEADSKVSTSDPVVGHINEEPISVSMDENIVVDCGDKLEKSTGAVNSNFHELEPSISDGFSAAGKDRNEQTSSMSTQVETANSSLKPDTINELHQSASVGPTESFAQNDVIEKDGVDVLVENENAAVISSEKYSGGGVEVHDESIFKTMGPEVAGESQEPDATGLSYVSSNHMDTDSSSVRYNQTDASEVLTSSVDGSEPIYEGEECVLDTRTGNFEDHEPVYEGEVVLAEQADKSTLLAPDVRAKDEITPQQGELIKSFMRNTASQLTFYGLFCLQDGLKERELCVFFRNNHFSTMFKFEGELYLLATDQGYINQPDLVWEKLNEVNGDTIFMTSNFKEFKVESHENNTWDESNVMTSTADYLASIDSAAQAGLDINSDLQLAIALQQQEFEQQPPRHNTQQSSVTGGSRLITGPQVARNTGRHSSSSGSTTPRADGKAKDKCTVM